The window TTAACCCAGTCTCCTTTCTTCTTCATTGCAGTCGGCTCTTGGGGTTCCATCACCTCCATTTTACCTTTGCTGTAACTGAAAGTCAGACATATTGGCTCTGGCTCTCTAGTGCCGATACCTTCTGATCCAGGGGCATTTACGACCCGTGAGAAATGACCTAGTGATGCATACTAGAAAGTATTCTTATAAAAACATGATCGCTTAAAGATGTATTGCTATTTTCCTGTTGAAACCAGTAGGTGAAGTATACATAGATATAAAATGAGTTGACTGGTAACTTTAATACAATATTTCTGTTAACTGaaatttacttttttcatttAGCCAAGATGAGTGACAAGCCAGACttatcagaagtagagaagtttGACAAGTCAAAATTGAAGAAAACTAATACGGAAGAAAAAAATACTCTTCCATCAAAGGAAAGTAAGTCATGGGGAGTTTCTAATGGAGACACAGTGAAAGTTAATAGGCTCAGTAAATAAACCCATCTTCTAGTAAGTTTTGCTGCAATGTAAGCAATAATTACAGAACCATTTAATGTGTCAATTATGATTATCAAGTCATTGTCTTATTTGGATTATGTAAAAGGTTGTCACTTGACAGACACTAGTAGTAATGGGGAAATTCACAAAAAACCTGTTTTCTtgtaaaattataaagaaaacataCTAGAACCAATGTTGGCTTAATGGACTTAGCGCTATATAGCCTTAGTTTtgtccatttttcattttttgaaattacTCTCGTAAAAATTGGGGGCCATGAGCTCATCCCTGCCAAACCTGGTCTACCTGATGATGAAGCAGTTAAAGTAAGTTTAGCTTTTGGGTGTATTTGAGGCCTACAAATTCAAGGGATCAGTTTTGCTCCAGAGTTTAAAAGTCTAGTACAGAAATGCCAACCATGTTCAAAAGAGGTGAAGGACACTTTTTGTCACGCCAGCTTTACTTGATTGCGTCAAAGTCagccaaaattatttgaaagtaatTTATGAATAGGGTGGTATGTAAATATGGAGAAGGTGTCCCCCTTTACAGGCTCAAGTCTATGGGAAAGATGACAACAGCATAAATATGTTTTTCAAATGGGGAAGTAATGTGCAGTCCGTGCAAATTCTGATGATTGTTTAGGTGATCAACAGACACATTTGGCTATATACACACACTGAGGATTTGTGGTTAGTCTCTTGGCATCTCAAAAGTGTGTGACCgatctattttaaaagaaagtgaaTTGAAATACTGTTAgtgattttggtttgttttccccCTCTAGCTATACAGCAGGAGAAAGAAAGTGTTCAGACATCATAAGTTGCAGATCTCCTCCCAAGAGCAAATGTCAACATCACTGAAGATTCTTCATTTTAGGCCTGtgggggttttttgttgttgttgttgttgttgttaacctATGTGCTTGTAGAGATTTTAGGCACCTTATGATTTCGCACATGTACTTCCTGGTTAAGACATAAGTGTCcctttaagtttcatttttacaCTTCCTGTTGATAGCTGAAATTCCAGATGGCACATGCTGTTAAAAATCATCACTGATTACCTCTGTGTGAGTAGTTCTCACACCTTTTACAGAGTAAGCCAATTTTAATCTACAATGTATGCCTCTGTTGCTTCATAATAATACAAGAAGTTGCCTGCTTTTGCAGCTTCTCAGCTTAACTTTCGTTTCTAATGTAGCAATAAAATAGTAACTAGCATCATATCTTGGGTCTCCTGTGGTTTCTTCTTAGTGGTCTAGTTCCGTTTACCTTTTCAactaacaaatcagaaaacctctAGTATATTATTTGTATGGAAAATGCAATCTTTGTCCAGGTGCCAGTGGGTCCTAACTTGGGAGATGTGAGGTGTTTTTTCCCTGCAATTCTGAGTCAATTAGAAAATCTTGGGAGGAGGAAGTCACATGGACTCACACTTTCATCTGAGAATGAAGTAGTAACAAGATTGACGCTGATCTCAAGGTGAGTAGGGGCTAGAATAAAAGCTGGATTACCTTGCCTTCCacaaaagtttttgttttattttttcttaaatgggATGTAATAATTCAGGCTGGGGTTAGTAGAGGAAGGGACTAAAATGTACTCACACATGGCTTGCTAAGCACATCAGAATCGCCCATTGAATGTAAACTTGTAATACTTGCTAATGACCTATATTACAGAAAATCTGTGTTCTGGTTCTTGTACTAAAAAGAGCTTACTCTTTTAGGAACCAAGGACTTTGTTTTTACAAGTGCTGTGATCTGAATTGCATCCCCCCTGCTCCTAATACATACGTTGAAACATGTTATTAGTCTGTTTTCTCCTGTTATAACAAAATAGCTGAGGCAgcgtaatttttttaaactttcaggtttatttattattttgaatgggagttacagagagaagggggggagaGAGCATCCATTCACTAATTACTTTcacaagtggccgtaatggcctgggctgagccagactgagccaggagctagaataTTCTGGGTCACCCATATGAATTTAGGAAggtcaagcacttggtccattctctgctgccctccaaactcagaagcatggaactggactggaagtagagcatccgggatatgaaccagtgcccacatggaatgccacaAGCCAAGGCCTAGCCTACTATAGTGCCTGTCCCCTGAGgctgtgtaattttttaaattgcaaagtcagatatacagaaaagaggagagacagagtcttgttgcatgatttactccccaagtgactacaacgaccggtgctgcacccatctgaagccaggagccaggaacttacttcaaatctcccacacaggtgcagggtcccaagactttgggccatcctccactgctttcccaggccacaggcagggagctggatgggaagtgaagctgccaggattagaaccggcgcccatatgggatcctggcacattcaaggtgaggactttagccactaggccacgccgccaggcctgaggctgtgtaatttttaaagacaaatattTGTTTAGCTCACAGTTAATGGAGGGCCACGAATATACTGCCGGCATCTGCTGTGCTCTAGAGGATCTTATTTTGTATATGCATTCATATGTTGTCACATAAATGAAATCATGAGTGTAGGTTCTAACTCAGTATGACTGGTATACTTATAAAAAGAAGATCATTGGTATCCAGGAATATGAAGTAATATACTTTGTTTAAATCACCTAGTCTCTGGAATTTCTTGCACTGGTTCTAGATAAGCAACATAAAATTGCGGTGTAATAGTTTGTCACCATCTGCCATAGCACgatcctgtatgtgtgtgtttttgtcaTGGCTTCACTTTtgaaccagctctctgttaattcactttggaaagcggtggaagatggcctagATTATATTCTGAAGAACTGAGAGGACATCAACAGGAAATTCAGGCGGACACAATTTAATCTGTAATTGTCATCTTTCTGTCCACTCAAATACTAAAGGGCTCACATGAAAAATGCATTAACTGGGTGCAACCTTGGGGTCTGGGTAAGAGAACTTCCATTAGCCTGTTGACTGCTGGGAGGTCCGGGGCTGGGACAGACtgcatgcttggggccctggctccagccatcacTGGCATGTGGTGAGCTGGGCTTGGGCCAGCCTGGGCTCCAGAGGCTTTTCACTTCCTGGTGAGTACGCTGAGAGGGGAACTCTGAGAAATAGGGTGGGCTGGGCTTCACCAACTGCCAACATTATGTGATGGGTGGGACCAGGAGGGAGTGACCTTGGGGTTTGGGGTAAgggaacttccagcagcctgttgacTGCTGGGAGGTCCCAGGTCAGGTTGGACTCCAAGTttggggccctggctccagcccctgcGACCATGTGATAAGCTGAGCCCAGGCaaccagtgcgccatttggtgccaggcccCGCCCGCTGGCGGACCTGCAGCAAGCTCTGGCGTCTTGGcggtgtggaattgctgcctaggtgcGTCCACTGTGCTTGTGGGTTGCAAATCAATCCAGAAGGACTCCcaacgacagagtaacttttccttgaaggtaagtgagggtgctgagacctagtggtttggaggagagaaaccagacgatctgtatgggtcagactgatatactTACCTACTTATGAGTCCTTTGTAGAACTTGTTAGCACtcaacaatgctgaccaccatacACTAATCTATGCGAAAGCTAGGGCTAGAGTCTTGTCTAGCAGGGCCAGACCCTAGTGcctgacagaatgttggatcagaggacaggtcacattaagcagggccatgacattaatcagcacatgagagaaccatttctggggtagattctgtggggcatgtgtgggccaaaccctgtgtaaatactagtcccactggttggctcaggagttgggatggtgatggcctgagctagatgtgaccatggaacctaccaTCACTCAGGGGTAggggaaccgacaacagtctgggttggtcaaggcagcagcacctgaatgtacatcctaaaatgggatgtgggatgggccaggctgcaatgttcaccagctcatacaaggccagaatggaaggccagactatgccaggcacggcctaacacccactggcatgtatgggaactgggtctgggaatgggttatgtgggggaacttgggaaactcccctagtgggttacAACTTCATTGATGAttacatggtccaggcctgggggtcaggcaggctgggcaaagtagctccaattgcTGGCTAATCTGTGGGTTGGGCGTGgaagggggtgggctgggcagggccaagcaaaccttggctcacaagcaagaatagagatcaggatggagcacaggtcacgcATGAACCAGAGATGCTAAGCCATAGCCTctgaggcaaaggccaagacaggtgaaggctgtgccaagctgggtcagagcaaccactgacgtGTGcaatctatggctaggaacaagcctggttggggagctaagtggacaccctggctgggttggggtttccactGAGGGCAGGGGTCGGagttggggctgcgttctggtctggatgtggctgcagtctcccttggcacaaatgtggactgggactgaacaccaagctgggctagactctagcaccatctggtgctctggaggaccagagtagatATGGGACAGAATAGACTAGGTCTCTGtacctactgagtcatgtgtgagcagtgtctgggtatggacaagcctcggctgggctgaaacatccaacagtgagaaccggaatgggttgaaagccagtcaggaaaggccactgttcctgacaGGACAGggggtgaactaagtagggctggctcatggacccaccgatATGTGCGAGgtttggcattgggagaggttcttaTGGAGGAGCCTGAACAGCTCCTccggcaggacacagtcccagcaGGAGAGCACAGGAAGCAtgataaggagcagcccagaccaggccagggaaaggtccCCACCGGAATACATTTGGCCcaggttgggggcggaccagacagggccagttcacatcacccgctggcacaTCCGAGCACTAGAACAGtgtaggtcaggccaggttcggtcacaacacataccagtacacattacagctgtgattggatgcctgctgggctgggctagactgtaaccctcaccagcatcagctggaattgggggtgggctgggcttgaccagtctacagcacccactggcaaatgctgaggcaagggggcccatgccagactgggctgcagtactcaaccagcacatgtaggaaccagggatggagggggtaaagctggtagggggaatgggGAGGGCTCCCCTCCTGGCACAGCACTGCCACTGGAGGGCATGAGTTGGAATGgcggcagaccagaccaggcagggctacaacacctgtgagcctcatatgagccagatcagggaagagccaggcttggttgactgtccctactggtgcaagcacaaATCAGAatgagtgagggttggttgggctttaccacagcatcagatagcagatgctggcactaagAGCTacttctgtcaagttaaactgcagaatcacccagaaagtgcatgatccaggagtgagcccagtagggagatagtgggcacttccctcttgggttatattcccactggagagcataaaaaccaggactggggcagacctggctagacagaatggcacccaccagcatgtgcttgggctggatagtggagctggttgggttgaactaggcctcaatgcccattggcatgtatgagagctgaatgggttgtgggacagactggactagcctgCGTTATATACGAGCTAGcacgggaaccaggacagggggcgggcctggtgggggttatcacaggtcactctgactaggctgcagctcccactggtttgtgtgagggccaagtgtgtgttgggcagaatcaggctggactgcaatacccattagtTCATATGGAAGACAGacctagaaacagaactgacccagcaattgaaaccaacagctgattggggcaacggactgtaccaggc is drawn from Ochotona princeps isolate mOchPri1 chromosome X, mOchPri1.hap1, whole genome shotgun sequence and contains these coding sequences:
- the LOC101523942 gene encoding thymosin beta-15A isoform X1 — its product is MYCYFPVETTKMSDKPDLSEVEKFDKSKLKKTNTEEKNTLPSKETIQQEKESVQTS
- the LOC101523942 gene encoding thymosin beta-15A isoform X2; this translates as MSDKPDLSEVEKFDKSKLKKTNTEEKNTLPSKETIQQEKESVQTS